From a region of the Arachis ipaensis cultivar K30076 chromosome B09, Araip1.1, whole genome shotgun sequence genome:
- the LOC107619106 gene encoding uncharacterized protein LOC107619106, giving the protein MASNTALRSAAKLIRSSQSFISKSSSGSRGFHSTGIKRGGHGHDEPYYMHAKHMYNLDRMTNQGLKMSLAVFTGFSIGVAVPVYAVIFQQKKTASG; this is encoded by the exons ATGGCTTCCAACACCGCTCTCAGATCCGCAGCAAAGCTTATTCGCTCCTCTCAATCATTCATCTCTAAATCGTCATCTG GTAGCCGAGGTTTCCATTCTACTGGCATCAAGAGAGGTGGTCATGGCCATGATGAGCCATACTACATGCACGCAAAGCACATGTACAACTTGGACAGGATGACCAATCAGGGATTGAAAATGTCCCTTGCAGTGTTCACTGGCTTCAGCATTGGTGTCGCGGTTCCTGTCTATGCAGTCATTTTCCAGCAAAAGAAGACAGCATCAGGATAG
- the LOC107616714 gene encoding stellacyanin, translating into MINMAKVLLSCLLLFAFVVVSCSATTYTVGDTSGWDISTNLETWVADKNFKVGDALVFQYSSSNSVDEVTKKNYDTCDTTDVLASYGNGNTSVPLTRAGDRYFVSGNRLYCLGGMKLHVHCSFSPAMAPNAVAGSDQNPATTFQQSPSSKKNTPVSNGVVNFPPNILSLVYVALVAATLG; encoded by the exons ATGATCAACATGGCAAAGGTGCTCCTGTCATGTCTTCTTCTCTTTGCTTTTGTGGTGGTGTCATGCTCAGCCACCACCTACACTGTTGGAGATACCTCTGGCTGGGACATTAGCACTAATCTTGAAACTTGGGTTGCTGATAAGAATTTCAAAGTTGGTGATGCTCTTG TTTTTCAGTATTCATCATCCAATAGTGTAGACGAAGTTACAAAAAAGAACTATGATACATGTGACACAACCGATGTGTTGGCGAGTTATGGAAATGGAAACACTTCGGTGCCATTGACACGAGCTGGGGATAGATACTTTGTGAGCGGAAACAGGTTGTATTGCCTTGGAGGGATGAAGCTCCATGTTCATTGTTCAT TTTCACCGGCTATGGCACCTAATGCTGTGGCCGGATCTGACCAAAACCCTGCAACTACATTTCAACAGTCTCCttcatcaaagaagaacacaCCTGTTTCAAATGGAGTTGTGAATTTCCCACCAAATATTCTCAGTTTGGTTTACGTTGCTTTAGTGGCTGCTACTTTGGGATGA